One stretch of Pseudomonas fragi DNA includes these proteins:
- the glgX gene encoding glycogen debranching protein GlgX, whose protein sequence is MSKHTSAPPTGDPLRIREGLPFPLGATWDGLGVNFALFSANASKVELCLFDAAGEVELERIELPEYTDETFHGYLPDAHPGQVYGYRVYGPYEPENGHRFNHHKLLIDPYAKQLVGELKWSEALFGYTIGHPDADLSFDERDSAPFVPKCKVVDPAHTWGHDRRLSVPWERTIFYEAHVRGISMRHPAVPDALRGTFAGLMVDEVVEHITDLGVTSVELLPVHAFVNDQHLLQKGMTNYWGYNSIAFFAPDPRYLASGKIAEFKETVAHLHKAGLEVILDVVYNHTAEGNEQGPTLSMRGIDNASYYRLMPDDKRYYINDSGTGNTLDLSHPCVLQMVTDSLRYWAREMHVDGFRFDLATILGRYHDGFNERHSFLVACRQDPLLRQVKMIAEPWDCGPGGYQVGGFPPGWAEWNDRFRDTVRAFWKGDEGKLAEFAGRMTGSADLFNQRGRRPYSSVNFITAHDGFTLHDLVSYNDKHNEANEENNQDGSNNNISWNHGVEGPTDDPEINALRQRQMRNFMATLFLAQGTPMLVAGDEFARTQHGNNNAYCQDSEIGWINWELDKAGKSLQAFVKRLIKLRLQYPILRRGLFLVGHSVDTPEFKDVTWLAPDGNEMTTEQWEDAQARCMGMLLDGRAQVSGVQRAGADATLLIVVNANHDPVSFTLPKVPHGISWSCRLDTTDPSIKGPQHLPFNKPYEVTGRSLVLFELQHTEVS, encoded by the coding sequence ATGAGTAAACACACGTCAGCACCGCCCACTGGCGACCCCTTGCGCATCCGCGAAGGGCTGCCCTTCCCCCTCGGTGCCACCTGGGATGGCCTGGGCGTCAATTTCGCCCTGTTCTCGGCCAACGCCAGCAAAGTCGAACTGTGCCTGTTCGACGCGGCGGGTGAAGTCGAACTGGAACGGATCGAACTGCCCGAGTACACCGACGAAACCTTTCATGGTTATTTGCCCGATGCCCACCCGGGGCAGGTCTACGGTTACCGCGTCTACGGCCCCTACGAGCCGGAAAACGGCCACCGCTTCAACCACCACAAATTGCTGATCGACCCCTATGCCAAGCAACTGGTGGGTGAGCTGAAATGGTCCGAAGCCTTGTTTGGCTACACCATCGGCCACCCCGATGCCGACCTGAGTTTCGATGAACGGGACAGCGCGCCCTTCGTGCCCAAGTGCAAGGTCGTCGACCCGGCGCACACCTGGGGCCATGACCGCCGACTGAGCGTGCCGTGGGAGCGCACCATCTTCTATGAAGCCCATGTGCGCGGTATCAGCATGCGCCACCCGGCCGTGCCGGATGCGCTGCGCGGCACCTTTGCCGGTTTGATGGTGGACGAGGTGGTCGAGCACATCACCGACCTTGGCGTGACCAGTGTCGAACTGCTGCCGGTGCATGCCTTCGTCAACGACCAGCACCTGCTGCAAAAAGGCATGACCAACTATTGGGGCTACAACAGCATCGCCTTTTTCGCCCCGGACCCGCGCTACCTGGCCAGCGGCAAGATTGCCGAGTTCAAGGAAACGGTGGCGCACCTGCACAAGGCCGGGCTGGAGGTGATTCTGGATGTGGTTTACAACCACACCGCCGAAGGCAACGAGCAAGGTCCCACCCTGTCCATGCGCGGCATCGACAACGCCTCGTACTACCGCCTGATGCCCGATGACAAACGCTATTACATCAACGACTCCGGCACCGGCAACACCCTCGACCTGAGCCACCCGTGCGTCTTGCAGATGGTCACCGACTCGCTGCGCTACTGGGCGCGCGAAATGCACGTCGACGGTTTCCGCTTCGACCTGGCGACCATCCTCGGGCGTTACCACGACGGCTTCAACGAGCGTCACAGCTTTCTGGTGGCCTGCCGCCAGGACCCCCTGCTGCGCCAGGTAAAAATGATCGCCGAACCCTGGGACTGTGGCCCCGGCGGCTATCAAGTCGGCGGTTTCCCGCCCGGCTGGGCAGAGTGGAACGACCGCTTTCGCGACACCGTGCGCGCCTTCTGGAAGGGCGACGAAGGCAAGCTGGCTGAATTTGCCGGGCGCATGACCGGCTCGGCCGACCTGTTCAACCAGCGAGGCCGCAGGCCCTATAGCTCGGTCAACTTCATTACCGCCCATGACGGCTTCACCCTGCACGACCTGGTGTCCTACAACGACAAGCACAACGAAGCCAACGAGGAAAACAACCAGGACGGCAGCAACAACAATATTTCCTGGAACCACGGCGTCGAAGGCCCTACTGACGATCCCGAAATCAACGCCTTGCGCCAGCGCCAGATGCGCAATTTCATGGCCACCCTGTTCCTGGCCCAGGGCACACCGATGCTGGTGGCGGGCGACGAGTTCGCCCGCACCCAGCACGGCAATAACAACGCCTATTGCCAGGACAGCGAAATCGGCTGGATCAACTGGGAACTGGACAAGGCCGGCAAATCCCTGCAGGCCTTTGTCAAACGTCTGATCAAGTTGCGCCTGCAGTACCCGATCCTGCGGCGTGGCCTGTTCCTGGTCGGTCACTCTGTCGACACGCCCGAGTTCAAGGACGTGACCTGGCTGGCCCCCGACGGCAACGAGATGACCACCGAGCAGTGGGAAGACGCCCAGGCCCGCTGCATGGGCATGCTGCTCGATGGCCGCGCGCAAGTGTCCGGAGTGCAGCGCGCCGGTGCTGACGCCACGTTGCTGATCGTGGTCAATGCCAACCACGACCCGGTCAGTTTCACCCTGCCCAAAGTGCCCCACGGCATCAGTTGGTCATGCAGGCTCGACACCACCGACCCGAGCATCAAGGGCCCGCAGCACCTGCCCTTCAACAAGCCCTACGAGGTTACCGGGCGCTCGCTGGTGTTGTTCGAGCTGCAACACACCGAGGTGTCGTAG